GTAGCTGACGTttgtaaagaataaataaaaatatatgctattttactcataattagctttgcatgctaacgacgctaaaagttaccaaactgaataaaaggttttgtgttcattattttcaaaaagtaaccaatgtttagaagtatgtacaccatgcaggtttaaatgaactaggTATTGTATTGAATGATTGAAGctgaatagagtgtatacttgtgccataatgtgtttaagggttttatcatgatgtcaaaagAATGGAAATGTGTGCCTGTGCTTTGATAAGTGATACAGTATTATAcagtttgattaatgattgaaatatgtgcttatgatgaattgtattgaacatgtggAACTGCTGGCAGGTGTGTTaactctcaaatcagtaaagtgttttggtttaaagttttcataaataacatatgcttaagtaGGGTGTAACGTGTTGGTTTTAAAACATGTCAAACTTTGACCGTTTTTGAGTAAAGTCATGATTActgcctgacatgatgtttcatgatatgttcaaaggtcatgaggtcaagattTGTACTGCAAATAAcattgttgttgcctctgtttataatcagatggtttgtacatttatgtttgaactatgctgatcaataatgtaCAGTTGAATGATTGTactgttcaaaattaattgctgcttctgtattctgtaaaatgtgagtgatttcatattttgactgtgtgaaagAGTTTTGCTTCCAGAGGGAAAACAATGACTGAGTTATTTCTTATCCGAAGCCCGTGTCTGGAGAAATACAATAACGTCACTCTGAATTgaacatggacctgttctcatacggagctgaaaacagGAAGAGAGTGATTCTTTAACACTGTTCTACGTTAGTTACACTCGCCGCAAAGGCAGAGTGGGGGTGTGTGCGCTTGCAAACTCTGCACCCAGAGTGATTATCAGATCAGTTTccatcacaacgttggacgattaaggattaacaacaatgcctgctttatgGACTAACTCTATTTCTCCATTTCTACAATGGTGTTACATTATTACATGTTTGTGCTCAGACTGAGGACATGTGGACTGGGAGCCCcgcctggacaaatttctggacTGCAAGTTTAAAATctctgtttttgaaaagaagAGTATTCAGTTTGCTGCACAATGCTGTGGGTATTGGTTTTGTGGAGTTATTtaagatgtgtatgcattctgaatccatttttgcgcaaagatgagtgatttttgatgactgatctgctctactgttttaataaacctggtaggatgAGCTAGAATTCAAATTAATGTTGTTTGTGTATTTTATCTTGCACTGCCCACTgacttggcgggggggggggggggggggggttaaacctGAGATTTTCTGTGTTTTGAGAAAAGGTTATTTTTCCCCAACAAAATTTGGCACCCAACGTGGGGCAGTGGCAAGTAGAATTTATTATACAATTTTACCGTATTCTCTGATTTAATCTGCTTTTATCTCTGTTTGCTTCCAGCGCCTGTTTATGGATCTGAACCAGATTTTGCAGCTCCTGTTCATGGATCTGATCCTGGGTTTCCAGTTGCTTTTTATGGATCAGATCCTTGTCTCTGAGCTCCTGTTTATGAATTTGATACTGGTCATGGAGCTCCTGTTCATGGATCTGATCCTGGgtttccagctgttttttatggATTCGTTCCACATCTTGCAGCTCCTGTTTATGGATCAGATCCTGCTTTTTCAGCTTTTTCAGATGGAGCTGCTCTTTGGCTGCTGACATGTTGAACAGCTCCTCTTTAAAGGTCTTCTCCTGTTCTAATAGTTCCTGCTCCTGGGCTGCCAGCTTCTTTTTATAAAATTCCTCTTGGGCGGCCAACTTATTTTTAAAATGATCTTCACATTTTCTATTTCCTCCGTAAAAGCTGCCTTAGTGCTGTCCAGCTCATTCCTCAACATCTCTGTCTCATCTACTATATCTGCCCACTGCATGTGCTTCTCCTGTTTCTCACTGTGGACCTCCTAGACCTCCTCTTTCTTCATGTGGACCACATCTTTCTTCATGTAGACCTCCTTTTGCTTCATGTGGACCTCTTCTTTCTTAGTGTAGACCTCCTTTCTCATGCTTGCATCCTGCTTTTTCTCTGCCTTCTCCATCAGATGCTGTATTTTCTCGTCTTTCTCCTCCTGAGTCAGCTCTTTCTGGTGGCTGACTTTCTTTGGCTCCGGAGGTTCACCTCTGTCATCACACCTGAGGAGGCGTCCATCCTTGGTGAAGATCAGGCCACGTGACGCATGTCTGAAAAAAAttcataaataacagtaaattacattttttttttagtattagcTTTCAGATTATTGACAAGGTTTGTTAGAAAAATGACAGTTAATTTCACTTGAATGATTATCTTTGAGTAAATATTTAACAGAAAATACAAGCAGGATAAACATGATGAAGAATGAAATGAGGAAAACTTACCAGTCTGTCCTTTAGGCATTTTAAATCAGTGGTGATGCTCTTTGATGACTGGTTGAAGGTGGAGAGTTAAATTTGCTGCTGCTCTGCTCGCTGCTGTGGCCACAATGCTGCTCTCAACTGTACACACACTTCAAGGGAATTTCTGTCCTTTGTGATGAAAAGAACAGATCACATGACTTTGTGGTTTGAGCAGGGCTTTGGTTTGGGCAGGGCTTTATGAGATCGTCATGTGCCATTCATGTGGCTGTTATTATGACAGTGAAGAGCTCATAAAATACAAAAAGTTGCACTTATTTATAAAATGTTTAATTATGTCTACATTATCAACTTCTTTTTACTCACTAGATTTACATCAGTTTAAAGCTGTAGTTCAGCCCATAAGTAAGACAACAATACATTTTGTCAATACGCCgccaaaatattttttaaataagatTTCTTTAAACTGTAGACTTTGTTGTTTAATGTTAGAGTATTTATATTTAAAGACGTGTTAAAGTAATGGAATTATTCATGAAGGGACTGTGCACATCTCCGCGATTTCCGAGCTCCAGTGAACGCAACGTGTGAGCTCGAGCCTGTCCCACAATGCAACACGGCTTTAGCAATATCCGGCAACATTAACACATGGCAGTGTGTTAGCGAGCTAACATTTTCTGTTCTTTAAATTAACCGAATGTGTCTATTTGTCATCTTAAAATGAAGGTTAAAGTTCTCTCCAGGAATCCGGATGATTACGTCCGGGAGACCAAACTAGATATTCAGCGGGGTAAGTGCAAACGCAGTGCTAGGTTACTGTAAGCTAACAATTAGCTTTAACAAATCAAGTTGAAGTCAAGTTAAACAGCGAGGAAATATATACATTTTGATGTCATTTGGTAAATTATATGTGTATACAGAAAGGaaatggctattcgcacggcggccGTGCGAATAACTCTAATCCCACTCTTCGCCCGGCAAGACACTGGTGGCGAAGTCGGGAACTGGCCCTCATTTTGTGATGAAAGAGGGTATATACAATATGAAATGGATGATTACATATTAAAATTAAACATGCAATTTACAATAAGATATGCACAATATACCTACAGTATTAATATAAATGTATGAAAGCATGGTAGCATGTTTATAagattaaacattttattctAAGATAGACAGAGTAAAACTTCAGGTAGACATATAAAACTGATAGGTGTTTGTTGTAAAATCTTTGAGTCTTAGCAGTTCTAATATTGACAGGAAGATAACTGCATAATACAGCAGTATATGGTAAAGCTTTTCGTGTCAGAGTATCAAAAGAAAGTGTAGGCCTATTCTTAACCCTTTCTTACAGGATGTGTGATATTTAAATCATTTTTACACCAGTGTAATCCTTAGGGAGTACTCTTTTAAATATCATTTTGTGATGCAGACTGTAGACTAGATCTAGAAGTGTGAGACATTTTCAATTTGACGCTTCGCCACACtcttttcattgtatgtatgatgAAATCGATTCGTGTACTGTAAAGAAGACATcttcagcttaaaaaaaaaaaagaaaaatcaccaaCATTGgacaaatattaaaggagttatgacatcttgaatgcagtaagtttgtttatacaagtcgttccaagttttgccaccagagttttGCTGTGCGAATAAtggaatgagagttatggacacggccgccatGCGACTAGGGTTGGCCATAGagaaaaagtggaagaaaattaTCAGCAAGTAATTATGGCCACTTCAAAATATATTTGAACTGCATCAAAAGCAAAAAACGAGATATGTCTTGTTTGATttattgatttaatttatttagtaaaataatgcacaaaatacaTACGTAATTGCCCATTAAAATACACGGatagcacaagaaagtgaaaaacacttgtttccattgtggtccggTGTGAGGAGTTCAGCACCCCctttgccttcactgcgcatgcgtcatttcagagtgtcagcagcaattatcacctcgtttctgcttaaaactgcactccagtcatcatctatctcagccacaggtatgtgaagcttttgtgcaacactCATTTCCACATAAAAGATGGGGCAGCGATCACAGCGCAACAGTAGCACAATTGAGACTCTTTCTCCGAGTCTGAGCTCTACACCACACCTGGGCATTTTACGGCCCGTGGGCTGTATCTGACCCTTTGGCTGACTCGGACCTACCTGCAAATACCTGGAAATTACAGAATACCCACCTCCCAAGCCGTTTGTGGCTGCGTGTGCGTCTGCATGTGAGTATAGCAGAACCTGGCACAGAGCGATCGCCGCACAGCCTGGTACTGCGCCATTGCATAATAGCATATCCTGGCACGGGGCGATCGCCtcatgccacacagcctggcatggtGCCATCGTGTAATAGAGCAAGGCATGGAGCGATCGCCTCATGCCACACAGTCTGACATGGTGCCATTTCGAAGTAGCAGAGCAAGGCAATGAGCGATCACCtttgccacacagcctggcatggcTCTACATCTCATAATAGCAATagcaggtaatttgaggtcttgtgtgaaagactgtacaacaaagaggttcaaacacaaatgcacattttgaacagtatatacaaaatggtctatgcgttttgtgtccattgatatggtaaacattgctttacgcagagaaagcaacagagttatccagtaacattcacatgcaaactagtggagcaatcctgatagttacacactctttgtttgagcacgtgagattgtcatcagaggctctccgtgtgctcctgctttcactgattgctgtgcgtaatggcgcaggacgccctgagtatgtactaataatatgtactcattggggcacccagggggctattcaaacgggccaactcctgaaaacgatctttggcttttcacgtgaggtcaatctgccctacgattggattttggaaacccatgtgacggtgaaccaattccgattggacactcacattgcgcacgtcatcccacagcttctatgaggagtacaaagatggccgatggctggctcgaaggtccgcagagttaacttttcagcaaagaaaaagtacgtttctatctcatatcatccaAAAAATGTCCACTCACGCCAAAAAAAAAGTGGTGGATGCTGAATGCCAAACTTTCAACAAATTATGGACTCCTAAGTATTTATTTACTGAAGTTAGAGTTAAAGCTGTTTGAAGTTTGTGGAGAGcagaaattcagtaaggtatatcttatatattgtattccaattctaaggtggaactacagtatgctagtatataaaggtatatctaaaaaggaagagtaaaataggagagtagaaaagagtagagtagagccacttaggtgcctgggcctggtcttgagaaccagggatggtaggttgaaaagcttttttttttttttatcccatgttaGGAACACTGCATGCTGAGTTTTGaaggtttcaaaaaagttgaggaTGAAATACACATGGTTTCCTCTCCTTTTACCTGCAGTGTGGATAATGCCCCCAGTGATGTTCAGCTGGAAATCATTGACCTGCAGTCTGATGCAGTTTTGGCAGAGTACTTCAATTCAGAATCACTGCTGGGTTTCTACTCCTCTCTCAAGGAGGAAAACTTTCCAAACCTGAGAAAACAGGCTCAGAAAATGTTGGTTTGCTTTGGATCTacctacatacagtgaggaaaataagtatttgaacaccctgcggttttgcaagttctcccacttagaaatcatggaggagtctgaacttttcatcttaggtgcatgtccactgtgagagacattatcttaaaaaaaaaaaaaaaaaaaaaatccagaaatcacaatgtatgatttaaaaaaaaaaaaaaaaaaattatttatgtgtatgttactgcttcaaataagtatttgaacatctaccaaccagcaagaattctggctctcacagacctgttaatttttctttaagaagccctcttattctgcactctttacctgtattaattgcacctgtttgaacttgttacctgtaaaaGACACctcttcacacactcaatcaatcacactccaacctgtccaccatagccaagaccaaagagctgtttaaggacaccagggacaaaactgtagacccgcacaaggctgggatggactacaggataacaggcaagcagcttggtagaagacaacaactgttatgattatttattagaaagtggaagaaacacaacatgactgTCAACCTCCCTCAgtctggaattccatgcaagatctcactttgtggggtaaggatgattttgagaaagctcagagctacacaggaggacctggtcaatgacctgaagagagctgggaccacagtcacaaagattacattagtaacacatgatgctgtcatggtttaaaatcctggagggcagcaaggtccccctactcaagccagcacatgtccaggcccgtttgaagttcaccagtgaccatctggatgatccagatggggcatgggagaaggtcatgtggtcagatgagaccagaatagagctttttggaatcaactccacttaccatgtttagaggatgagaacaaccccaagaaaaccatcccaaccgtgaagcatgggggtggaaataccATACTCGGGGAGTGCtcttttgcaaaggggacaggacaactgcaccgtattgaaggtaggatggatggggtcatgcgttgtgagattttggcaaacaacctccttccctcagtaagagcattgaagatgggtcatggctgggtcttccagcatgacaatgaccccaaacacacagccagggcaactaaggaggggctccataagaagcatttcaaggtcctggagtggcctggccagtctccagacctgaactcaatagaaaatctttggagggagctgaaaccccaaacctgaaatatctagagaagatctgtatggaggagtggaccaaaatccctgctgcagtgtgtgaaaacctggtgaaaaactacaggaaatgtttgacctctgtaattgcaaacaaaggctactgtaccaaatattaacattgattttcacaggtgttcaaatacttatttgcagcagtaacataaaataaattattaaaaaatcatacattgtgatttccggatttttttttttttttttaggttatgtctcacacagtggacatgcacctaagatgaacatttcagccccctccatgatttctaagagggagaacttgcaaaaccgcagggtgtgcaaatgcttattttcctcactgtatgtgaacAAACATTTTCACTGATGAAGTCTAACAAGTCCAGGTCCTCTCTCACTGGTGATCATTTGTAAGCTGTGCTTTGCATCACCCTCTCTGACATTCAGCCTGACTTTGagcacaggccagtctagtacctgcactctttttctacgaagccacgctgttgtaacacgtgcagaatgtggcttggcattgtcttgctgaaataagcagggacgtctctgagaaagatgttgcttggatggcagcatgtgttgctccaaaagctgggtgtacctttcagcattgatggtcccatcacagatgtgtaagttgcccatgccatgggcactaatgtACGATAATGTACTGGGCACCATGTTACGGTACCCTACTTTGCAAATTTTTTTTCACTATGAAGGCATTTGAgctagatttaaaaaaaacaaacaattgacATAAAGTTGATATATCAATGTACTTGCCACAGAAAATTATGAAGtggctgagcacttgcccacatggtcaaatcatGAAGAGACTGGAGGCCTGTTTTTGACATTGTACAGTCATGTTCgattttcatccatccattttcttccactttatctggagtcaggtcgtgggggcagcagttcaagcaaagctatccagacctcccgatccccccccccctcccccccagcaCCTCTGGGGGAACCCAAAGGCGTTCCCAAACCCTTCAAGTTATaaccacaatgttttacacacatataactaATACCCCAGATATATGTATTCTGCAATATGAAGATTGtccattgaatcccttctttagtacTTGGAATTTTTTGCAGGAATGGACAAATTACCATTTTTGAGATGttacagaatgaaaaattagctctgtatcccattttgGAAATTTACTACTGTATTTGGGGCGCTGTaaatagggtgtattccaaatttgagctttatatctgcatttttagctgagataatgccttttaaaatgggaaaaaagctcaaaatgcattGATAAGTGTAAAATAGGATTATGGGTaccctgatttaaaaaaatatctaaaaaaaactacttggaattaagcagaaatattttgcatgtgttcatcagacatatgtggatacttttaaaaaaaaaatatcatgagAATCCGAGTCGGTGACCCGGGAAGATTTTGGAAATTCTGATGATTTCACACGGAATGACCTGAAATATAGtgaggatttgtcccatcctgtctatggctgatgctgacactttgatgcatgcatttatctctgttagattggattattgtaatgctttattttctggtttgccgcagtgctaggggtcttcaactggttcaaaatgctgttgccatactcttgacatgaagcagaaagtttgatcatattgccccccattttggcatcccttcactagcTACCTGTCTCTGCGAGGTCGAATTTTAAGGTTTTGGTATTGGCCTGTAGAGTTAGTCATGGACTGGCATTTAAttcaaccttatgtaccggctcaGGCTTTGTGTTCACGGGATGCAGGACTGCGCTGTATCCCAAGGGTGAGGAAAAGGTCTGTGGGACAGAGAGCCTTTTCATACCGTGCTcctgttttgtggtttttgtggaatggtctcccagccTCAGTGAGACTTTCAGATTTTGTGATTTTTAAGAAAAGACTAAAGGCACATCTTTTTACCCAGTCTTATGGCTAGCATCCTTTTTAATTCTTTTATGTTCTTTTACTTTTATCATGAACTTTTAattgtttttgatgtttttaatttattttacattgtttttttattattttaaattgtttttgagcTGTTCTTAATGTGAGGGGCCTTGAGGTTGACATTGTcgcgatttggtgcaatataaattgaATCGAATTGGATGCActgtacagtaccatactgtttgtatgtctTAAACATTGGTGGAAAtgacatccaagacatattcagtgacttggaaatgttcatgtatccagcgCATGAGTTGTGTAAAGAAAATTGGTTgtcaaagtgatgatttactgtaaattaatCAAACCATGCCAATAATTCTGTACAGCATACATTTTATGCTAggatttttttgtttcactttatgaaagcattttttttgtttatgttgccaaataacttttaaattttttaaaaatattttgatgaATAAAATTTGAAATAAAATTGCCTTGTTTGCATTTGTTTGTAACAGATACTAAAATGTGTATggggtaccaacaattttgtccatgtGCCTATTTTGTTATATTACCATAAATAAAGGTAGCTTTTACCATTACAAGTGAATGTAACATTTATATTAAAGTTAATGCAATTTGAAGACTCCGTGTACAAATCAGCTGTTTGTGACATTACTCAAAAAGACAGTCACATTTTCTAGCTTCCAGGATTATAAAATAACCTCATCTGTTTAGTTTGATTaacataaatacatttttttggtgGATAAAATGGATAAATTGTTCTATTTTTGTACTTTCCTTTCTACTGATAAATGACATACTTTGTGTACTGgtgtgttggtgttttttttttgtttttttttttgcagtatagCTTTGTGGCATTACTTTTGATGTTTCCACTGCTGTAAAATGTCAGTTTGTTTTTCATTGTTGTATGTTTTCAGTCCCTAGAAACTATGATCCAACCCTTCATCCCTTTGAGGTGTGCAGAGAGTACACACGGGCCCTGAATGCCACCAAACTGGAGAGGGTTTTTGCTAAGCCTTTCTTGGCATCCCTGGACGGGCACAGAGATGGCGTGAACTGCATGGCCAAGCACACCAAGAGCCTCTCCACCCTGCTGTCTGGCTCTTGTGACGGAGAGGTACCTATTTGCAAAATTGTGTCCTTTAAGCCCTTTCATAATGTAAGATGTAGTAGTTAAATTATGTTCAGGCTGAGACATTTACAGGATAATTAATCTGGTCATCAGGTAAAAGTCTGGAATCTGACCAACCGTGAATGTGTGCGCACACTCCAAGCACATGAAGGTTTTGTCCGGGGAATTGCTGTCCGCTTCTGTGGAACGACCTTCTTTACGGTGATTACCCTGCTTCACAACACTTAACCACGTGTCAGACTGTAGACATAGTTGTTAAGATCTGTAGTAGGTCTCGTGTGACACCTAGCTGTGCTGTCTGTATCAGGTTGGAGATGATAAAACAATCAAGCAGTGGAAAATGGAAGCACCAGCTTACGGAGAGGATGAGGAGCCACTCAGCACTATTCTGGGCAAGGTATATAGTACGTTATGTTTAGACCACGTACAGAGAAGACTGAGTTTGATAAGCTCTCAAAAGTGATGCCATGACCTTGCATCTCTACAACCTCCATAATTAGTCTCAATAATTTTGTTAGATTATTTATCTATTCTTGTAGACAGTCTTCACGGGGCTTGATCATCACCAGAGCGAGGGTGTGTTTGCAACATGTGGCCAGCAGGTGGACATCTGGGATGAGCAGAGGAGCAGCCCAATCCGTTCCTTCACCTGGGGCGTAGACAGTGTCAGCTCTGTCTGCTATAACCCAGTAGAGGTATTTCATCACACTGTGCCTTGTTGCACTGTGGGAGTgggggttaaaaaaaatcatttaaagtTTGGCATCATTCAGCAGTTTTGGGTGTTCTGTTTGGAGAAGTCATGATGGAATACTGTTTGAGCTGTATGTTTTGTCTTTTTGCTTCAGACAGACCTTCTTGCCAGCTGTGTCTCAGACAGAAGTATAGTACTCTATGATATGAGAGAATCAACACCGCTTAAAAAGGTCCAGTTCCAAAGCTGAATTTGTGCAGAGCTTTTTGTGTCTTTCTGGAGACGTGTTTATATACTGACTGAATGATTCATCTTCTACAGATTATCATGACAATGAGGAACAACACATTGTGTTGGAACCCAATGGAAGCATATTACTTCACAAGTGCAAATGAGGATTACAAGTGAGTTGAAGTGTCAGAAACAAggtttattttttcataactTTAAACTCCACCCCAAGTTAAATTGATAAACACATCAGAGGCTTGAAGAATAGTCCATATAACAGGGTTGTCTGTCTCTGCAGCCTTTACACCTATGACATGAGGTTTCTGGACCGGCCAGTCAGAGTGCACATGGACCATGTTTCTGCAGTACTGGACATTGACTATTCTCCAACCGGGAGAGAGTTTGTATCTGCTAGTTTTGACAAAAGCATACGCATCTTCCCCAAAGATCGTGGCCACAGCAGGTCAGCATGACTCGAAAATTACGCAACGTATCTTTTACAACAAAAGAAATTCATTAGACCTGTTTAATAGCAGTGAACACCAGTGCTCTTATTCTGCCAAGGCCTTCACAGAACTCAGGTTAGCAAAATGAGAAAACTCACATGTGAAGCACAGCATggacagacaaatacaaatattaaAGGACAGTATGTGGTTTGGTTTTAATGTGTAGAAATAACATTTTATCTTAATGGTGAGAGATCTGTTACCTGCTAGATGGTAATTGCTTAAAAAAGCTCCTTTCATGTCTATTTACAAATGTTACTAACATGAACCGCTTTTGAAAGAATTAAGGACTTCATAATGGTTACACCACATTATAAACACATTTGTCAAACAATTTCAGTATTTTAAATGTGTGAATTATTTGTTTGCCACAAGCTGTCACATTTGTTCCAAAGCTTCCTCCTTCTTCCACAGTGAGCGGATCTATCACCATGTGGAGCGTTTTAAcagttttttcttaaaaaaaaaaaaaaaaaagtcagacatGGATTCTACTCAAgcattggtgtttttttttttggtttttttttcttgagaGAGAGAGTGCAGTCTTTTCTCTTtaggtctataaaaataaggttaTAAAAGTCTATACGTTTTGGGGGTCAACAGCGCtgtgctgaaaacagcagcagctcgGTTTAACAGTGccgatctgtgtaactttcaacactaatatttgggaatgtgtgggtgtcaaagtaagtttaatactttcctcacatgatttaatgttaattaat
The Thalassophryne amazonica chromosome 7, fThaAma1.1, whole genome shotgun sequence genome window above contains:
- the dcaf13 gene encoding DDB1- and CUL4-associated factor 13, with protein sequence MKVKVLSRNPDDYVRETKLDIQRVPRNYDPTLHPFEVCREYTRALNATKLERVFAKPFLASLDGHRDGVNCMAKHTKSLSTLLSGSCDGEVKVWNLTNRECVRTLQAHEGFVRGIAVRFCGTTFFTVGDDKTIKQWKMEAPAYGEDEEPLSTILGKTVFTGLDHHQSEGVFATCGQQVDIWDEQRSSPIRSFTWGVDSVSSVCYNPVETDLLASCVSDRSIVLYDMRESTPLKKIIMTMRNNTLCWNPMEAYYFTSANEDYNLYTYDMRFLDRPVRVHMDHVSAVLDIDYSPTGREFVSASFDKSIRIFPKDRGHSREVYHTKRMQHVICVKWSADNKYVLSGSDEMNIRLWKANAAEKLGVLSPRERRAVNYNQKLKEKFQHHPQVRRIARHRHLPKPIYHQTKELEIMKEACRKKERNIRKHSKPGSVPVVSEKDKHVVTVVQ